The Kaistella daneshvariae genomic sequence CTTTATTTCACCGGCATTGCACCCCAACGAAAGAAAAAACTCGGCTTTTGTCATCAATTTCGTCTGGATTTTATTTGCGATAGGCATTCTTTGCGGTTACTTTTTAATCTTGCCGTTCGCTATTAATTTCGGTTTGCTTTTCAAGGTTTCAGACAGCATTACACAACTTTTTGATCTTACCGATTACACCACTTTATTTATGCAGGTTGTTTTGGGAATGGGATTGGTTTTCCTTTTTCCGGTGATTGTTTATTTCCTGACATCAATTGGAATTCTTACGCCGCAATTCATGCGAAAATATCGCAGGCACGCCATTGTTTTAATCATGGTTGTCGCCGCGATTATCACGCCGGCAGACGTTTTAAGCATGATGATGGCCGCTTTCCCACTTCTTTTGCTGTACGAATTCAGCATTTTGATGTGTGCCTACACCTTCAAAAAAGTTCAGAAAAGAAATCTGGAAACGACGGAAATCCAGAAATAAAATAATCGTTTTTTAAAATAGTATTATTGAAATTAATAATTTAATTTATAGTATGTTATTATTAATCAGTGCAAGCTTGCTAATTTTTTCGGTACTGATTATTTTTCTAATTTATATTACAGCACTAGCTATAATTTATAAAAAGGAAAGTTCATTACTATTGAATGTCATATTAATATTTATACTACCAGTTATAGCTCCACTGGTAATAATTGCTTTACATTACATCAGCAAAAAAAGTATTGCCAATTAATATAAATTCTAAGTTTTTTTACTGAATTAAATTTTTCTACTTTTCAACAAATTCTTTTAAATTTTTACCTAAAATTTCGGTCCAGCCGTTGTTAAAACTTTCCTTTTGAAAGTCGGTGCCAAGATGCTTGAAATTTTCCAGGCCTTTATGGGTGATTGTCACCATTGTTTTCCCACCGTCTTCCTCAAGTTCCCATTTCACGATGCTTTTATCTTTGGAAAGTTCCGGATACGTCCAGGTATGCTTCAGTTTCCGCTCTGGAATAATTTCCAAAATTTCACAGCGGTGATGATACTTTTGGGCATCGCCAGGCTCATAAAAATTAAATTCCTTATGAGTTTCCAGTTCAAAATCCGGAATATCAAAATACCATTTATTCAGCTGCGCTTTATCGGTCAAAGCCTGCCAAACCTTTTCCACTGGCGCATTAAGCTCCTTTTTTACGACTACATTTTCGTGCATAACAGTAATTTTTTATTGATGCTAATAAAGTTACCACAAATTTCAAACATAGATAAAAGTATTCGCCTGATTTAATTCATTCTTTAATTTTAAATTACATTTGTGAGCATTTTTATGTAAAATTTTTAATTCATTTTCCTTTTTAGAAGTGAATGAAATTAACCAAAATCAATGAAAGTTCTAAGGAAAATGATGATCGCAGTTTTAATCTTAATCTCAGTTTTGGTGGTTGCCGGCTACTTTATTTTACAACATCCAAAATTCGGGAAAGCACCGTCCGGAAAACGTTTGGAAAGAATCAAAAAATCGCCGCATTATAAAAACGATAGTTTTGATAATCTCAGTTTCACGCCGCAGCTCGCGGAAGACACTTCCATGCCTAAAGTAATGTACCGCTTTCTGTTCGGCAAGAATGAAAATGCGAAACCCAAGCAGAAATTTAATTTCACCAAAGGCGATCTGAAAAATTTAAATCCAAATGAAAATGTTTTCGTTTGGATGGGACATTCCTCCTATTTTCTGCAGATTGACGGCAAAAAAATTCTGGTCGATCCCGTATTCAGCGGAAACGCATCGCCGTTTTCATTCACGACAAAAGCTTTTGCAGGTTCCGATTTATACGCGACTGATGACATTCCGGAGCTTGATTATCTCATTATTTCGCACGATCACTGGGATCACCTCGACTACGAAACCGTGACCAAACTGCTGCCGAAAGTTAAGCAAGTCATTACAGGCCTCGGCACCGGCGAACATTTGGAATATTGGGGTTATAAGCCGGAAAAAATCATCGAACTCGATTGGGGCGAAAAGGCAGATTTAGGAAATGGTTTTAAAATTTATGCCGAAACAGCGCGGCATTTTTCTGGCAGAACTCTCAAAAGAAATCAGGCGATTTGGGCAAGTTTTGTTTTCGAAACGCCGGAACGAAAAATTTACCTCGGCGGCGATTCCGGTTTTGATGACCACTTTGAAAAAATTGGTAAAAAACACGGTGGTTTTGAGCTCGCGATTTTAGAATTGGGGCAGTACAACAAAGACTGGCGCTTTATTCACATGCTTCCGGAGGAATTTTTGGTGGCGGCGAAAAATTTAAATGTAAAACACATTATTCCGGTTCATAATTCAAAATTTGAACTTTCGCTGCACGGCTGGAAAGAACCTTTGGAAAAAATTACCGAACTGAACAAAACCGAAAAATTACCGCTTATAACACCCAAAATTGGTGAAATCGTGTCGTGGCAGGACGAAACCAAAATTTATGGAAACTGGTGGGAAGCGTACGATTAAAAATTCGGAATGAATTTTTCTGAATAAAAGAATATGCTGCTAAAACAGCATTTTTTTTAAAATTTTTAAAAAATTAAACCATGAAAAAAACATTACAGATTGCCAACGGTTTCGCACTGGTTTTTACCATCATTTTCAATTACCTCAGCAATACCGGCATTTTCGGCGGAAAAACCATCGGCGATGTCTCCGATGAGTACAAAACTTTAATTACACCTGCAGGTTACGCGTTTTCAATTTGGGGCTTGATTTACCTGCTCATGCTGGTTTTCGTGATTTATACGGGACGAAGTCTATTTAAACCCGAGAAAAATGATACCGGTAATTTCGTGGAAAAGATCGGTTGGTGGTTCGTGCTTTCATGTGTGGCGAACTGTTCCTGGATCGTCGTGTGGCTCTACGGTTACGCGGGTTTTTCAGTTTTGATTTTGGTCATTGCGATGATTTCTTTGCTGATGATTTTAATGCCTGCTTTAGATTTTGCTAAAAGCGGCTTGAAAAAATGGCTCATCAATGTTCCGTTTCAGATTTATGCCGGCTGGATGAGCGTCGCGCTTATCGTTGCCACCGCTTCCTGGCTTCAAAAAACCGGTTGGAACCGCTTCGGAATTTCTGAAATTGCCTGGACGATTATTTTAATCAGCATTGCGACTGTAATTCATTTATTAATGACGTGGCGCAAAAACGCGCCATTCTTCGCTTTTGTCGGCGCCTGGGCTTTTGTCGCGATTGCGATGTCGAACAGCGAAAGCAATTCTACAGTTTACACCTTTGCACTCGCCGCGGTGGCTGTGCTGGTCGTCAGCAGCGTGATTCATCTATTTAAAAATAAGTCTGTGGAAAGCGATTTGTAATTCCAAAATTTTGTGCTTTTAACGGCGAAAAATAGTTTCGTAAATTTGGGAAAAATCAAAAATAATGTCATTTAAGCAGCTAATTTTTTCCGTCTCTCTCCTATTATTCGTTTCCTGCAACGCGCAGAATTTGTCTAAACTTGAACCTTTGGACGCGGAGCTTACGACCGTAAATTATCCGTTTCCTGTTCAGTTCAAGGAAGTGAAAAATCAGGGACAAAACTTGAAAATGGCTTTCATGGATGTGAAACCGGAGAAACCAAACGGCAAGACAATTATTCTGCTTCACGGTAAAAATTTTAATGGCTTTTATTTTGAAGAAACTGCGAAAGTGCTTTTAAAAGAAGGTTTTCGCGTCATTATGCCGGATCAGATTGGCTTCGGAAAGTCATCAAAGCCGAAACAGTATCAGTTCAGTTTTCATCAGCTTGCCGAGAATACGAAATCTATTTTGGATGATTTAAAAATTGAAAAATTCATCGTTTTTGGTCATTCCATGGGCGGAATGCTGGCGACGAAAATCGCCGTGATGTATCCCGAAAATGTGGAAAAACTCATCCTGGAAAATCCGATAGGTCTGGAAGATTACCGAAAGTTTTCACCTTACCAAAACATCGATAAACTCTACGCTTCTGAGCTGAAAAACACCTACGATTCCTATAAAGATTACCAGCTGAAATTTTATTACGACGGAAAATGGAAACCGGAATATGACAAATGGCTGAACCTTTTGGCTGGCTGGACGATTTCTAAAGATTTCCCGATAACCGCCTGGAATGCGGCGCTCACCACCGATATGATTTACACGCAACCTGTCGTTGATGATTTTGAAATAATTACCGCACCTACCCTTTTGATCATCGGAACGCGCGACAGAACCGCGATTGGCAAAGGAAATGCGCCAAAAGAACTGCAACCGCTGATGGGACTTTATCAAAATTTAGGCAAAGAAACCCAGAAAAAAATCAAAAATTCAAAACTCGTGGAGCTGGAAAACGTGGGACATTCGCCGCACATCGAAGTTTTTGACCGCTTCATCAAGCCTTTACTGGACTTCATTAAATAAAGAAAATTTGCCGGTAAAACGGCATTTTTTTTGTTTTGAATTTTTTCGTAATTTTAGGAAATGGGTCAAAAGGTTTACTACAACGGTGTTTATGGCGAACAATCGATAAAATTGGTACGTGATATCATCAATATTATTCCGTTGGACGACGTTTTCAGTAAATCCGGATATCCATAAAATCCCACGCGCACCGCAATTTAATTCAGATTTTCGTGCTTGAAAAGGGCAAAATTGAGCTTTTGGCGAACAACGAGAAATATTCTGTTTCAAAGCCTTCCGTTCTTGCCATTCCGCAATCTGTACTTCACGGTTTGGAATTTGAGCCAGGCTCCACAGGTTATCTCATTTCGCTTTCCGCGAACGCGGTTGAGCAAATGCTGAAGTTTGATGTCGCGGTAATTTATGAACTCGACACCATCAGCATTACCGAAGTCGACCAGGAAAATCAACTCGTTCAGGACGCCTACACGACCATTAAAAAATGTATTTTCGAATATCAAAACCAGCTTCCGGGCAAAGCTCTGGCGCTGCAATATTTGGTCGGAATGCTTTTGCTGCGGCTTTACCGGATCAGCCAGGCGCACCAAACGCAGATTCATACGCTGAATCAGAACGAAAGAAGTGTTTTCCGGAATTTCAAAAAACTGGTTCAGGAAAATAATTCCATCAAGAAAAAAATTGAGGATTACGCTTCAGAACTCGGAATTTCTGTCGCGTCACTCAGCCAAATCTGCAAAACGATTTCCGGTAAAACGCCGAAAGAAGTCATACTGGATTTCCTGATTTTAAATATCAAATCTACCTTGAAAAATATGGAATACAGCATTTCCGAAGTTTCCTACCAGTTTGATATTGATGATCCAAGTTATTTTGCGCGACTTTTCAAGCAAAAAACCGGGCAAACCCCAAAACAGTACCGCGCAGATTATAATTAACCAGCAGTTCATCTTCTTTTAAAATCGCATTTTAAACCACCGATTTCTCCGGTATTTTCAATTTATCCTAGTAATAATTGAAAAAATCCTATTTTCCTGGAGATAAGAGTGGTAAATTCGGTACTCAATTAAGTTACAGCAATTTAACTTTAAAAATACCGAGCATTAATGGCAGATTTTCCCACAATTATAAGTGTTGAAGCAACAATTATCGAGTTGCCGACCATCCGTCCGCACAAACTTTCTATGGCGACCATGTGGGGCCAAACGATGGTGATTATCAAAATTACATCCGATGACGGAATTATTGGTTGGGGCGAAGCGCCGACTATCGCAGGAATGACTTACGGTCCGGAGTCCCCGGAAGGGATGAAACTTTCCATTGACCAGTACCTTGCTCCATTAATTTTAGGAAAAGACGCGTCAAACATCAATGCTTTAATGCATCTCATTAATGAAAATGTAAAAGGCAGCACGTTTGCGAAGGCCGGAATTGAAACTGCTTTGCTGGATGCCTTAGGAAAAAGACTGAATGTTTCCGTTTCGCAGCTTTTGGGCGGTTCTGTCCGCACAGAGCTTCCGGTTTTATGGACATTATTTTTTTTCCGATACGCGCGGTCATGGTGAAAGTGAAACCACCGATGGAGACTATTCAGCAGAACTTTTGGGAAATGACATTTTGGAACTGATAAAAATTTTGGGCATTAAAAGCTTTAATTTTTGCGGTTTATCAATGGGCGGTTTAATCGGGCAATGGCTTGGCTTTAAATGCCGGTGACCGCGTTCAAAAAATCGTTTTGTGCAATCCTTCAGCTAAAATCGGTACCGCGCAAAGCTGGAACGATCGAATCGACTTGGTAAAAAATGAAGGTTTGGAAAAAATTGCCGAAAACACCGCTGAAAAATGGTTTACCGATGATTTCATTAATAACGAAGCCGCGCAAGTCCAGGAAATTTTAGAAAATTTCAAAAAAAATTCACCACAGGGTTATGCTTCCTGCTGTGTCATCATTATTTTAATTGAAAAACCAAACGACGGTTTTATGGCATCGATCGACCGTTTTCTTTCCGTTTTGGTGGGTTGCACGATCGGTTTGCTGGTAGTAATTTTTAGTG encodes the following:
- the tatC gene encoding twin-arginine translocase subunit TatC → MTEKKEMSFLGHIGELRAHLVRSLIAIVICAIVIGFNVNWIMDHIFFGPTRNDFLTFRVVNHFSRELIGENSITLPGHFAVQQKKLFEQFNVMMAVSIFGGMVAAFPYLIWELWRFISPALHPNERKNSAFVINFVWILFAIGILCGYFLILPFAINFGLLFKVSDSITQLFDLTDYTTLFMQVVLGMGLVFLFPVIVYFLTSIGILTPQFMRKYRRHAIVLIMVVAAIITPADVLSMMMAAFPLLLLYEFSILMCAYTFKKVQKRNLETTEIQK
- a CDS encoding alpha/beta fold hydrolase, with protein sequence MFPFRSFWAVLSAQSFRFYGHYFFSDTRGHGESETTDGDYSAELLGNDILELIKILGIKSFNFCGLSMGGLIGQWLGFKCR
- a CDS encoding AraC family transcriptional regulator — protein: MANNEKYSVSKPSVLAIPQSVLHGLEFEPGSTGYLISLSANAVEQMLKFDVAVIYELDTISITEVDQENQLVQDAYTTIKKCIFEYQNQLPGKALALQYLVGMLLLRLYRISQAHQTQIHTLNQNERSVFRNFKKLVQENNSIKKKIEDYASELGISVASLSQICKTISGKTPKEVILDFLILNIKSTLKNMEYSISEVSYQFDIDDPSYFARLFKQKTGQTPKQYRADYN
- a CDS encoding alpha/beta fold hydrolase, with the translated sequence MSFKQLIFSVSLLLFVSCNAQNLSKLEPLDAELTTVNYPFPVQFKEVKNQGQNLKMAFMDVKPEKPNGKTIILLHGKNFNGFYFEETAKVLLKEGFRVIMPDQIGFGKSSKPKQYQFSFHQLAENTKSILDDLKIEKFIVFGHSMGGMLATKIAVMYPENVEKLILENPIGLEDYRKFSPYQNIDKLYASELKNTYDSYKDYQLKFYYDGKWKPEYDKWLNLLAGWTISKDFPITAWNAALTTDMIYTQPVVDDFEIITAPTLLIIGTRDRTAIGKGNAPKELQPLMGLYQNLGKETQKKIKNSKLVELENVGHSPHIEVFDRFIKPLLDFIK
- a CDS encoding enolase-like domain-containing protein produces the protein MADFPTIISVEATIIELPTIRPHKLSMATMWGQTMVIIKITSDDGIIGWGEAPTIAGMTYGPESPEGMKLSIDQYLAPLILGKDASNINALMHLINENVKGSTFAKAGIETALLDALGKRLNVSVSQLLGGSVRTELPVLWTLFFFRYARSW
- a CDS encoding MBL fold metallo-hydrolase, with translation MKVLRKMMIAVLILISVLVVAGYFILQHPKFGKAPSGKRLERIKKSPHYKNDSFDNLSFTPQLAEDTSMPKVMYRFLFGKNENAKPKQKFNFTKGDLKNLNPNENVFVWMGHSSYFLQIDGKKILVDPVFSGNASPFSFTTKAFAGSDLYATDDIPELDYLIISHDHWDHLDYETVTKLLPKVKQVITGLGTGEHLEYWGYKPEKIIELDWGEKADLGNGFKIYAETARHFSGRTLKRNQAIWASFVFETPERKIYLGGDSGFDDHFEKIGKKHGGFELAILELGQYNKDWRFIHMLPEEFLVAAKNLNVKHIIPVHNSKFELSLHGWKEPLEKITELNKTEKLPLITPKIGEIVSWQDETKIYGNWWEAYD
- a CDS encoding tryptophan-rich sensory protein, giving the protein MKKTLQIANGFALVFTIIFNYLSNTGIFGGKTIGDVSDEYKTLITPAGYAFSIWGLIYLLMLVFVIYTGRSLFKPEKNDTGNFVEKIGWWFVLSCVANCSWIVVWLYGYAGFSVLILVIAMISLLMILMPALDFAKSGLKKWLINVPFQIYAGWMSVALIVATASWLQKTGWNRFGISEIAWTIILISIATVIHLLMTWRKNAPFFAFVGAWAFVAIAMSNSESNSTVYTFALAAVAVLVVSSVIHLFKNKSVESDL
- a CDS encoding SRPBCC family protein codes for the protein MHENVVVKKELNAPVEKVWQALTDKAQLNKWYFDIPDFELETHKEFNFYEPGDAQKYHHRCEILEIIPERKLKHTWTYPELSKDKSIVKWELEEDGGKTMVTITHKGLENFKHLGTDFQKESFNNGWTEILGKNLKEFVEK